GGCGCCGCACTTCGGGAGTAGCACGCCGGCCACGCGGCACGGCGGTCGGGATAGGCTCGGGACGGTGAGCGATCCGACGTCGAGCCCTCCCGCCCTGCACCTGACCGGGCTTCGGAAGCAGTTCGGTCCGAAGGTCGCCGTGGACGGGATCGACCTCACCGTGCCGACCGGCTCCTTCTTCGGTCTCGTCGGCCCCAACGGCGCCGGAAAGACCACGACCCTGTCGATGGCGACGGGATTGCTGCGGCCGGACGCCGGCGGAGCGTACGTGCACGGCGTGGACGTCTGGGCCGACCCGATCGCCGCGAAGCGCATGATCGGGAACCTCGCCGACGGTGTTCGGCTGTTCGACCGGCTCACGGGCGAGCAGCTCATCACCTACACCGCGATGATGTTCGGCATCCGGCGCCCGCAGATCGCTCCGCGCGTCGCCGATCTGCTCGACCTGATGGACCTCGGTGAGGCGGCGGGAATGATCGTCGCGGACTACTCCGCCGGCATGACGAAGAAGGTCGCCCTGGCGTGCGCGCTCGTCCACGCGCCCAGGCTGCTCGTGCTGGACGAGCCGTTCGAGTCCGTCGACCCTGTGTCGGCCGCCAACATCGAAGACGTGCTGCGCGGCTACACCCGTTCAGGAGGAACGGTGATCGTGTCGAGCCACTCGATGGACCTCGTTCAGCGCATGTGCGACCACGTCGCGATCATCGCCGCCGGGCGGGTGCGGGCGGCAGGAACGGTCGACGAAGTGCGTGCGGGGGAGTCGCTGCAGGACCGTTTCGTCGCGCTCGTGGGAGGCCGGCACACTTCGGAGGGTCCGCAGTGGCTGCGACCGTCCTGACCGTCCTGAAGCTGCGGTACCGGGTACTCGGGAACAACCTGTCCCGGCGCCCCTGGCAGCTGGTGGGCTTCTGCTTGGGCGTCCTCTGGGCGCTCGGACTGCTCGTCGCGGTGGTCGCCGCGTTCGTGCTCCTTTCGGCGACGCAGGCGGTCGAGGTGAAGGGCGCCGTGATGGTCCTCGGGGGATCAGCGCTACTGCTCGGCTGGCTCCTCGGACCGCTGCTGCTGGCTGGCCTCGATTCGACCGTCGATGCGGCCCGGCTGGCACCCTTCCCACTGCGCCGAGGAGAGCTGATGGCCGCGCTCGCCGCGACCGGTCTTACCGGCATCCCCGGCATCATGACCTCCCTCGCCGCGCTCTCCTCGCTGCTGCTGTGGATGCCGCAGCCCGCTGCCGTGGCGGCGGCGCTGCCGGCGGTCGTCGTCGGGGTCGCCACGTGCATCGTGGCCACGCAACTGATGGCGTCTCTGGCACAGTCGAGCGGCTCGCGGCGCGGCCGGGAGGTCATGGGCACGATCGTGCTGATCCTGCTGGTGCTCGCCGGTCCGATCGTGACGGGGCTGCTGTCGGTGCTCGATCGGGCGACGAGCGATCTGGCGGAGAAGTTCGCGGATGCCGCCGCGGTCCTCGGCTGGACGCCGCTGGGCGCTGCGTGGTCGGTGCCCGCCGCCGTGGCTGCCGGCGCCGGGGGAGAGGCGGTCGCCAAGTTCGCGATCGCCGTTGCAGGGCTCGCGGTGCTCGCGGGCGCATGGTGGCGAACCGTGGACACGACGACGGGGTCGCCCGCGCGCGCGAAGGTGCGCTCCGCCCGCTCCGGCGCCTTGCACGTGTTCGGTCGGTTCCCGACCGGCGCGACGGGTGCGACGTGGGCGCGATCGCTCTCCGGCTGGCTCCGCGATCCCCGCTACCTCCGGCAGTTGCTCGTCGTTCCGCTGTTTCCCGTCGTCTTCGGCCTGGTCGCCGGTGTCGACCGCTGGCTCTTCGCGGGGTCCGCCGTGCTCGCCGCCCTCGTCCTTTCGATCGCGGGGTACGCCGACGTGTCGTACGACGGGACGGCGTTCGCCTCCGTCCTCGCCGCCGGCGTCAGGGGTCGCGACGACCGACGGGGACGACTCGCCGGGGCGGCCTGCGTCGGCATCCCGCTCCTGGTCGTACTCGCCGTCGTCACGAGCGTGCTGGCGGGATCGACCGCGTGGCTTCCGGCGCTCCTGGGGGCAGCCCTCGGGCTTCTGCTGTGCGGCTACGGCGTGACAGCCGTCTCCTCCGCGCTGATCGTCACGCCGGTACCGTCGCCGGGCGACAGTCCGTTCCGCTCCGTTCCCGGTCAGACCTTCCTCAACAGCCTGCTGGTGTTCGTGGTGTGGGCGGCGACCCTGGTGCTGGCCTCTCCCGCGGTCGTTGTCGCGGTGGTCGCGGTGGCGAGCGACGACGCTGCCCTGGGATGGGTCGCGCTGGGGGTCGG
This genomic window from Candidatus Microbacterium phytovorans contains:
- a CDS encoding ABC transporter ATP-binding protein, whose translation is MSDPTSSPPALHLTGLRKQFGPKVAVDGIDLTVPTGSFFGLVGPNGAGKTTTLSMATGLLRPDAGGAYVHGVDVWADPIAAKRMIGNLADGVRLFDRLTGEQLITYTAMMFGIRRPQIAPRVADLLDLMDLGEAAGMIVADYSAGMTKKVALACALVHAPRLLVLDEPFESVDPVSAANIEDVLRGYTRSGGTVIVSSHSMDLVQRMCDHVAIIAAGRVRAAGTVDEVRAGESLQDRFVALVGGRHTSEGPQWLRPS